One Brassica napus cultivar Da-Ae chromosome C2, Da-Ae, whole genome shotgun sequence DNA window includes the following coding sequences:
- the LOC106415380 gene encoding uncharacterized protein LOC106415380 isoform X4 translates to MNVDQCQWPEKMMCMGVDGGCGAEEKKNDNKGVDLLAQASKHLSERSPYDVPEDGLALGLSVNTLPVVLANLLNQKDDKKRHKKSHHGTETKQKKKSSRQGEKLRAGSIWVEHDDYFRRLEAPDLETLSDLASLRSLSSRNCFLVPPASIQQRETDATARNEDAVCGEETQDILSEGVNEVVGHQPMTVDNVGDEISSGGLEWIVGCRNRILLTSERPSKKRRRLGSDAGLEKLVAAAPCRENALLCDFCCTGEAKGYHHQLIVCTSCKATVHKKCYGVVEDTDKTWLCSWCELENGRGNSERPCSLCPKKGGVLKPVLSKTENGGPPEFAHLYCSLWMPELYIEDLNKMEPILNLPGIKETRRKLLCNLCKVKSGACTRCCYATCRASFHPICAREAGNRLEIWGKHGCDTVELRAFCSKHSDIQDSGRPINGGNINAADPPVCHLRTESLGDRVSNDETGVEVGTQGTGSDISRNSELQELESPRSEFDRSATDIVESGMTERSTDNEKKTRSESLSFVLILKKLINLGKVDVKDVAAEIGVTPDALNAKLMDGDLLPDLLGKIVKWLSQHAHMGTRDKCGNIKSTNTTKSERRAANCTEGIVMLDSDIVDPGVFSLERASAEICTGIGFVVDEAKANKPVLKKEISGNLPSDHSPEEQKPVVLDQEFRGKNTVHLSDDLGEKSNPSSSGLMVENAFSVGPNSSQNRGILNDPSPMILDLLDHEAYPGFSPHPYIHKELSEMGKGKTVKSSTDAYVDRMTTEPDGSEEGTKHLQDAGDHTTCCNSQSQSADCGDPFCRLAKARKLGILDMYPKDEVEGELLYYQLQLLGTGVSRKQLSDDLAYAVTKKLPLEIDEQHGRRWDDVLVNKYFHDVREARKQGRKEKRHKEAQAVLAAATQAAATSSRNTSLRKDTSEEPAQQEMSTNRRGGAHLVPQTKETLLKVPVSGPPSEKRSDQRTREFTLENPRSCDICRRSETIWNLIVVCSSCKVAVHMDCYKCAKESTGPWYCELCAESTGSFNFWEKPYSTTECALCGGTTGAFRKATDGQWVHAFCAEWSLESTFRRGQINPVQGMESLAKNTNTCCVCQRIYGACIKCSYGNCQTTFHPTCARSARFHMTGGGKLPHKAYCEKHSLEQKAKAKSQKHEAVEQKSLKHYRVELERLRLLCERIVKREKLKRELAVSSHEILAARRDHAARNPFSPPEVSSDSATTSIKGYPDSNISGSEAIQRSDDITIDSTASVKQRRGKGLVLIDTDQKTDDSATSRGRFTRNPTESQLLSVKTVPRKHCIVSPSVSEEGDEESETKKVRRIFLS, encoded by the exons ATGAACGTTGACCAATGCCAGTGGCCGGAGAAGATGATGTGTATGGGAGTGGACGGAGGTTGTGGTgctgaagagaagaagaatgatAACAAGGGAGTGGATTTGTTAGCTCAGGCTAGCAAACATCTCTCGGAGAGGTCTCCTTACGATGTTCCTGAAGATGGTTTAGCTCTGGGGTTAAGTGTGAATACTCTGCCAGTTGTGTTAGCTAATTTGTTGAACCAAAAGGATGACAAGAAGCGGCATAAGAAGTCTCACCATGGGACTGAGacgaagcagaagaagaagtctTCTAGGCAAGGGGAGAAGTTGAGAGCTGGGAGTATATGGGTTGAACATGATGACTACTTTAGGCGCTTAGAGGCTCCTGATTTAGAAACTTTGTCAGATTTAGCTTCTCTACGTTCTTTATCTTCTAGAAACTGCTTTTTAGTTCCACCCGCTAGTATTCAACAGAGGGAAACTGATGCGACTGCTAGAAACGAGGATGCTGTTTGTGGAGAAGAAACTCAAGACATTCTTAGTGAAGGGGTAAACGAAGTTGTTGGTCATCAGCCAATGACTGTTGATAATGTGGGCGATGAGATCTCTTCTGGTGGTTTAGAATGGATTGTAGGTTGTAGAAATAGGATTTTGTTGACATCAGAAAGGCCCTCCAAAAAGCGGAGACGTCTTGGTAGTGATGCAGGTTTGGAGAAATTAGTGGCTGCCGCTCCTTGCAGAGAGAATGCATTGTTATGTGATTTTTGCTGCACTGGTGAGGCCAAGGGATACCATCACCAGTTGATTGTTTGCACTTCCTGCAAAGCCACAGTTCATAAAAAATGCTATGGTGTGGTTGAGGATACGGATAAGACATGGTTGTGCTCCTGGTGTGAGCTGGAGAATGGTCGTGGTAATAGTGAAAGACCGTGCTCGCTTTGTCCGAAAAAGGGTGGCGTTCTGAAACCTGTTCTCTCGAAAACTGAGAATGGTGGGCCACCGGAGTTTGCTCATCTGTATTGTTCTCTGTGGATGCCTGAGCTGTATATAGAAGACTTGAATAAAATGGAACCTATCTTGAATTTGCCTGGGATAAAAGAAACTCGCAGGAAGTTGTTGTGTAACTTGTGCAAGGTGAAATCTGGTGCTTGCACTCGATGTTGTTATG CAACATGCCGAGCATCTTTCCATCCTATATGTGCAAGGGAGGCAGGGAATAGGCTAGAAATCTGGGGAAAACATGGGTGTGACACT gtTGAACTGCGAGCTTTCTGCTCGAAGCATTCAGATATTCAAGATAGTGGAAGGCCTATAAACGGCGGAAATATTAATGCAGCTGATCCTCCTGTATGTCATCTTCGAACAGAATCTTTAGGAGATCGCGTAAGTAATGATGAGACGGGAGTTGAAGTAGGAACACAAGGTACAGGTTCTGATATTTCGAGAAACAGTGAGTTGCAAGAACTGGAATCACCGCGTTCAGAATTTGACAGGTCTGCAACAGACATTGTTGAATCAGGGATGACTGAGAGGAGCACcgataatgaaaaaaaaactcgatCCGAGTCTCTTAGTTTTGTATTGATTCTGAAAAAG tTGATCAACCTGGGCAAAGTAGATGTGAAGGATGTGGCCGCAGAGATTGGGGTCACTCCTGATGCTTTGAATGCCAAACTTATG GACGGAGACTTGTTACCTGATTTACTAGGCAAGATAGTTAAATGGCTTAGCCAGCATGCACACATGGGTACTAGGGACAAATGCGGAAATATTAAAAGTACGAACACTACTAAATCTGAGCGTCGGGCAGCTAACTGTACTGAAGGCATTGTGATGTTAGATTCTGACATTGTAGACCCTGGTGTGTTTTCTTTGGAGCGAGCCTCTGCTGAAATTTGTACTGGTATTGGTTTTGTGGTTGATGAAGCTAAAGCTAATAAGCCAGTTTTGAAAAAAGAAATCAGTGGGAATTTGCCATCTGATCATTCTCCAGAAGAACAG AAACCAGTAGTGCTTGATCAGGAGTTTCGTGGGAAAAATACAGTTCATCTTTCTG ATGATCTCGGAGAAAAATCAAATCCCAGCTCGTCTGGACTAATGGTGGAGAATGCCTTTTCCGTGGGGCCAAATAGTTCTCAAAACCGTGGAATTTTGAACGATCCAAGTCCTATGATCTTGGATCTCCT TGATCATGAAGCATATCCTGGTTTCAGTCCTCATCCTTATATTCACAAAGAATTGTCAGAGATGGGCAAGGGAAAGACCGTGAAAAGCAGCACGGATGCTTATGTGGATAGGATGACAACCGAACCTGATG GCTCTGAAGAAGGAACCAAGCATCTGCAGGACGCTGGCGATCATACTACCTGTTGTAATTCCCAAAGTCAGAGTGCAGACTGCGGAGACCCATTTTGTCGGTTAGCTAAAGCTAGGAAATTGGGCATACTGGATATGTATCCTAAAGATGAAGTGGAAGGAGAACTTCTATATTATCAACTTCAGTTACTTGGCACCGGAGTTTCAAGAAAACAACTATCGG ACGATCTAGCCTACGCAGTTACCAAAAAGCTGCCCCTGGAGATTGATGAACAGCATGGACGAAGATGGGATGATGTTCTGGTCAACAAATATTTCCATGATGTCAGGGAAGCAAGAAAGCAAGGTAGGAAAGAGAAAAGACACAAAGAAGCCCAGGCTGTTCTAGCAGCTGCTACTCAAGCAGCAGCAACATCTTCTCGGAATACATCGCTCAGGAAAGATACGTCAGAAGAACCTGCTCAACAAGAG ATGAGTACGAATAGACGTGGCGGCGCCCACCTAGTGCCGCAGACAAAGGAAACACTTCTAAAGGTGCCGGTTTCCGGTCCACCATCTGAGAAGCGTTCTGATCAGCGTACACGAGAATTTACATTAGAAAATCCACGAAGTTGTGACATCTGCAGACGCTCTGAAACTATATGGAACCTGATTGTGGTGTGCTCTAGTTGCAAG GTTGCTGTTCACATGGATTGCTACAAATGTGCTAAAGAATCTACTGGTCCTTGGTACTGTGAACTATGTGCGGAATCTACTGGTTCTTTCAATTTTTGGGAAAAACCGTATTCTACTACAGAGTGTGCTTTATGTGGAGGCACAACTGGAGCATTTAGGAAAGCCACAGATGGCCAGTGGGTTCATGCATTTTGTGCTGAG TGGTCTCTTGAATCAACCTTCAGAAGGGGTCAAATAAATCCTGTGCAGGGAATG GAATCTCTGGCTAAGAACACCAACACTTGTTGTGTATGCCAACGGATATATGGTGCATGCATTAAG TGTAGTTATGGTAACTGCCAGACGACATTTCACCCCACCTGTGCCAGAAGTGCTCGCTTTCATATGACTGGTGGTGGAAAACTTCCGCATAAGGCTTACTGTGAGAAACACAGCTTGGAGCAGAAGGCAAAG GCTAAATCTCAGAAACATGAGGCAGTGGAACAGAAAAGTCTCAAACATTATAGG GTTGAACTTGAGAGGTTACGCCTTCTGTGTGAGCGTATAGTCAAGAGGGAGAAGTTAAAA CGAGAGCTGGCTGTTTCCTCGCATGAGATACTTGCTGCCAGAAGGGATCACGCTGCACGTAATCCATTTTCTCCTCCTGAAGTGTCATCGGACTCTGCTACAACGTCAATTAAAGGTTATCCAGATAGTAATATATCTGGCAGTGAAGCAATACAGAGGTCAGATGATATCACCATCGACAGCACAGCCTCTGTTAAGCAGCGGCGAGGCAAAGGTCTCGTTTTAATAGACACTGATCAGAAAACAGACGATAGTGCTACTTCCAGGGGTCGGTTTACTCGTAATCCAACCGAAAGCCAATTACTTTCTGTGAAAACCGTTCCACGCAAACATTGTATAGTCTCGCCAAGTGTTTCAGAGGAAGGAGATGAAGAATCAGAGACCAAGAAGGTGAGAAGAATATTTTTGTCCTAA
- the LOC106415380 gene encoding uncharacterized protein LOC106415380 isoform X3 — MNVDQCQWPEKMMCMGVDGGCGAEEKKNDNKGVDLLAQASKHLSERSPYDVPEDGLALGLSVNTLPVVLANLLNQKDDKKRHKKSHHGTETKQKKKSSRQGEKLRAGSIWVEHDDYFRRLEAPDLETLSDLASLRSLSSRNCFLVPPASIQQRETDATARNEDAVCGEETQDILSEGVNEVVGHQPMTVDNVGDEISSGGLEWIVGCRNRILLTSERPSKKRRRLGSDAGLEKLVAAAPCRENALLCDFCCTGEAKGYHHQLIVCTSCKATVHKKCYGVVEDTDKTWLCSWCELENGRGNSERPCSLCPKKGGVLKPVLSKTENGGPPEFAHLYCSLWMPELYIEDLNKMEPILNLPGIKETRRKLLCNLCKVKSGACTRCCYATCRASFHPICAREAGNRLEIWGKHGCDTVELRAFCSKHSDIQDSGRPINGGNINAADPPVCHLRTESLGDRVSNDETGVEVGTQGTGSDISRNSELQELESPRSEFDRSATDIVESGMTERSTDNEKKTRSESLSFVLILKKLINLGKVDVKDVAAEIGVTPDALNAKLMDGDLLPDLLGKIVKWLSQHAHMGTRDKCGNIKSTNTTKSERRAANCTEGIVMLDSDIVDPGVFSLERASAEICTGIGFVVDEAKANKPVLKKEISGNLPSDHSPEEQKPVVLDQEFRGKNTVHLSDDLGEKSNPSSSGLMVENAFSVGPNSSQNRGILNDPSPMILDLLDHEAYPGFSPHPYIHKELSEMGKGKTVKSSTDAYVDRMTTEPDGSEEGTKHLQDAGDHTTCCNSQSQSADCGDPFCRLAKARKLGILDMYPKDEVEGELLYYQLQLLGTGVSRKQLSVTKKLPLEIDEQHGRRWDDVLVNKYFHDVREARKQGRKEKRHKEAQAVLAAATQAAATSSRNTSLRKDTSEEPAQQEMSTNRRGGAHLVPQTKETLLKVPVSGPPSEKRSDQRTREFTLENPRSCDICRRSETIWNLIVVCSSCKVAVHMDCYKCAKESTGPWYCELCAESTGSFNFWEKPYSTTECALCGGTTGAFRKATDGQWVHAFCAEWSLESTFRRGQINPVQGMESLAKNTNTCCVCQRIYGACIKCSYGNCQTTFHPTCARSARFHMTGGGKLPHKAYCEKHSLEQKAKAKSQKHEAVEQKSLKHYRVELERLRLLCERIVKREKLKRELAVSSHEILAARRDHAARNPFSPPEVSSDSATTSIKGYPDSNISGSEAIQRSDDITIDSTASVKQRRGKGLVLIDTDQKTDDSATSRGRFTRNPTESQLLSVKTVPRKHCIVSPSVSEEGDEESETKKQHVETFAKELVMTSDEASFKNRRLPKGYFYVPVDCLQEDKPDSSDKPINQTVPYGECEI, encoded by the exons ATGAACGTTGACCAATGCCAGTGGCCGGAGAAGATGATGTGTATGGGAGTGGACGGAGGTTGTGGTgctgaagagaagaagaatgatAACAAGGGAGTGGATTTGTTAGCTCAGGCTAGCAAACATCTCTCGGAGAGGTCTCCTTACGATGTTCCTGAAGATGGTTTAGCTCTGGGGTTAAGTGTGAATACTCTGCCAGTTGTGTTAGCTAATTTGTTGAACCAAAAGGATGACAAGAAGCGGCATAAGAAGTCTCACCATGGGACTGAGacgaagcagaagaagaagtctTCTAGGCAAGGGGAGAAGTTGAGAGCTGGGAGTATATGGGTTGAACATGATGACTACTTTAGGCGCTTAGAGGCTCCTGATTTAGAAACTTTGTCAGATTTAGCTTCTCTACGTTCTTTATCTTCTAGAAACTGCTTTTTAGTTCCACCCGCTAGTATTCAACAGAGGGAAACTGATGCGACTGCTAGAAACGAGGATGCTGTTTGTGGAGAAGAAACTCAAGACATTCTTAGTGAAGGGGTAAACGAAGTTGTTGGTCATCAGCCAATGACTGTTGATAATGTGGGCGATGAGATCTCTTCTGGTGGTTTAGAATGGATTGTAGGTTGTAGAAATAGGATTTTGTTGACATCAGAAAGGCCCTCCAAAAAGCGGAGACGTCTTGGTAGTGATGCAGGTTTGGAGAAATTAGTGGCTGCCGCTCCTTGCAGAGAGAATGCATTGTTATGTGATTTTTGCTGCACTGGTGAGGCCAAGGGATACCATCACCAGTTGATTGTTTGCACTTCCTGCAAAGCCACAGTTCATAAAAAATGCTATGGTGTGGTTGAGGATACGGATAAGACATGGTTGTGCTCCTGGTGTGAGCTGGAGAATGGTCGTGGTAATAGTGAAAGACCGTGCTCGCTTTGTCCGAAAAAGGGTGGCGTTCTGAAACCTGTTCTCTCGAAAACTGAGAATGGTGGGCCACCGGAGTTTGCTCATCTGTATTGTTCTCTGTGGATGCCTGAGCTGTATATAGAAGACTTGAATAAAATGGAACCTATCTTGAATTTGCCTGGGATAAAAGAAACTCGCAGGAAGTTGTTGTGTAACTTGTGCAAGGTGAAATCTGGTGCTTGCACTCGATGTTGTTATG CAACATGCCGAGCATCTTTCCATCCTATATGTGCAAGGGAGGCAGGGAATAGGCTAGAAATCTGGGGAAAACATGGGTGTGACACT gtTGAACTGCGAGCTTTCTGCTCGAAGCATTCAGATATTCAAGATAGTGGAAGGCCTATAAACGGCGGAAATATTAATGCAGCTGATCCTCCTGTATGTCATCTTCGAACAGAATCTTTAGGAGATCGCGTAAGTAATGATGAGACGGGAGTTGAAGTAGGAACACAAGGTACAGGTTCTGATATTTCGAGAAACAGTGAGTTGCAAGAACTGGAATCACCGCGTTCAGAATTTGACAGGTCTGCAACAGACATTGTTGAATCAGGGATGACTGAGAGGAGCACcgataatgaaaaaaaaactcgatCCGAGTCTCTTAGTTTTGTATTGATTCTGAAAAAG tTGATCAACCTGGGCAAAGTAGATGTGAAGGATGTGGCCGCAGAGATTGGGGTCACTCCTGATGCTTTGAATGCCAAACTTATG GACGGAGACTTGTTACCTGATTTACTAGGCAAGATAGTTAAATGGCTTAGCCAGCATGCACACATGGGTACTAGGGACAAATGCGGAAATATTAAAAGTACGAACACTACTAAATCTGAGCGTCGGGCAGCTAACTGTACTGAAGGCATTGTGATGTTAGATTCTGACATTGTAGACCCTGGTGTGTTTTCTTTGGAGCGAGCCTCTGCTGAAATTTGTACTGGTATTGGTTTTGTGGTTGATGAAGCTAAAGCTAATAAGCCAGTTTTGAAAAAAGAAATCAGTGGGAATTTGCCATCTGATCATTCTCCAGAAGAACAG AAACCAGTAGTGCTTGATCAGGAGTTTCGTGGGAAAAATACAGTTCATCTTTCTG ATGATCTCGGAGAAAAATCAAATCCCAGCTCGTCTGGACTAATGGTGGAGAATGCCTTTTCCGTGGGGCCAAATAGTTCTCAAAACCGTGGAATTTTGAACGATCCAAGTCCTATGATCTTGGATCTCCT TGATCATGAAGCATATCCTGGTTTCAGTCCTCATCCTTATATTCACAAAGAATTGTCAGAGATGGGCAAGGGAAAGACCGTGAAAAGCAGCACGGATGCTTATGTGGATAGGATGACAACCGAACCTGATG GCTCTGAAGAAGGAACCAAGCATCTGCAGGACGCTGGCGATCATACTACCTGTTGTAATTCCCAAAGTCAGAGTGCAGACTGCGGAGACCCATTTTGTCGGTTAGCTAAAGCTAGGAAATTGGGCATACTGGATATGTATCCTAAAGATGAAGTGGAAGGAGAACTTCTATATTATCAACTTCAGTTACTTGGCACCGGAGTTTCAAGAAAACAACTATCGG TTACCAAAAAGCTGCCCCTGGAGATTGATGAACAGCATGGACGAAGATGGGATGATGTTCTGGTCAACAAATATTTCCATGATGTCAGGGAAGCAAGAAAGCAAGGTAGGAAAGAGAAAAGACACAAAGAAGCCCAGGCTGTTCTAGCAGCTGCTACTCAAGCAGCAGCAACATCTTCTCGGAATACATCGCTCAGGAAAGATACGTCAGAAGAACCTGCTCAACAAGAG ATGAGTACGAATAGACGTGGCGGCGCCCACCTAGTGCCGCAGACAAAGGAAACACTTCTAAAGGTGCCGGTTTCCGGTCCACCATCTGAGAAGCGTTCTGATCAGCGTACACGAGAATTTACATTAGAAAATCCACGAAGTTGTGACATCTGCAGACGCTCTGAAACTATATGGAACCTGATTGTGGTGTGCTCTAGTTGCAAG GTTGCTGTTCACATGGATTGCTACAAATGTGCTAAAGAATCTACTGGTCCTTGGTACTGTGAACTATGTGCGGAATCTACTGGTTCTTTCAATTTTTGGGAAAAACCGTATTCTACTACAGAGTGTGCTTTATGTGGAGGCACAACTGGAGCATTTAGGAAAGCCACAGATGGCCAGTGGGTTCATGCATTTTGTGCTGAG TGGTCTCTTGAATCAACCTTCAGAAGGGGTCAAATAAATCCTGTGCAGGGAATG GAATCTCTGGCTAAGAACACCAACACTTGTTGTGTATGCCAACGGATATATGGTGCATGCATTAAG TGTAGTTATGGTAACTGCCAGACGACATTTCACCCCACCTGTGCCAGAAGTGCTCGCTTTCATATGACTGGTGGTGGAAAACTTCCGCATAAGGCTTACTGTGAGAAACACAGCTTGGAGCAGAAGGCAAAG GCTAAATCTCAGAAACATGAGGCAGTGGAACAGAAAAGTCTCAAACATTATAGG GTTGAACTTGAGAGGTTACGCCTTCTGTGTGAGCGTATAGTCAAGAGGGAGAAGTTAAAA CGAGAGCTGGCTGTTTCCTCGCATGAGATACTTGCTGCCAGAAGGGATCACGCTGCACGTAATCCATTTTCTCCTCCTGAAGTGTCATCGGACTCTGCTACAACGTCAATTAAAGGTTATCCAGATAGTAATATATCTGGCAGTGAAGCAATACAGAGGTCAGATGATATCACCATCGACAGCACAGCCTCTGTTAAGCAGCGGCGAGGCAAAGGTCTCGTTTTAATAGACACTGATCAGAAAACAGACGATAGTGCTACTTCCAGGGGTCGGTTTACTCGTAATCCAACCGAAAGCCAATTACTTTCTGTGAAAACCGTTCCACGCAAACATTGTATAGTCTCGCCAAGTGTTTCAGAGGAAGGAGATGAAGAATCAGAGACCAAGAAG CAGCATGTAGAAACATTTGCGAAGGAGCTTGTGATGACATCGGATGAAGCTTCTTTCAAGAACCGGCGGCTCCCAAAGGGATACTTTTATGTTCCTGTTGATTGTCTGCAAGAAGACAAGCCAGATTCATCTGATAAGCCAATCAACCAAACTGTGCCTTATGGTGAGTGTGAGATTTGa